In Oncorhynchus keta strain PuntledgeMale-10-30-2019 chromosome 19, Oket_V2, whole genome shotgun sequence, a single genomic region encodes these proteins:
- the LOC127909234 gene encoding uncharacterized protein LOC127909234 isoform X20, protein MNILMNILMGRNLSIIKHCSSFLTTLSTRQVLQALVSTFLTALSTRQVLQVLVSTFLTTLSTRQVLQALVSTFLTALSTRQVLQALVSTFLTTLSTRQVLQALVSTFLTTLSTRQVLQALVSTFLTALSTRQVLQVLVSTFLTTLSTRQVLQALVYTFLTALSTRQVLQVLVSTFLTTLSTRQVLQALVSTFLTALSTRQVLQALVSTFLTALSTRQVLQVLVYTFLTALSTRQVLQVLVSTFLTTLSTRQVLQALVSTFLTALSTRQVLQVLVSTFLTALSTRQVLQALVSTFLTALSTRQVLQVLVSTFLTTLSTRQVLQALVSTFLTTLSTRQVLQALVSTFLTTLSTRQVLQALVSTFLTALSTRQVSLSG, encoded by the exons ATGAATATATTGATGAATATattgatggggagaaatctgtctataataaagcactgctcttccttcttaacaacactatcaacaaggcaggtcctacaggccctagtttctaccttcttaacagcactatcaacaaggcaggtcctacaggtcctagtttctaccttcttaacaacactatcaacaaggcaggtcctacaggccctggtttctaccttcttaacagcactatcaacaaggcaggtcctacaggccctagtttctaccttcttaacaacactatcaacaaggcag gtcctacaggccctagtttctaccttcttaacaacactatcaacaaggcaggtcctacaggccctagtttctaccttcttaacagcactatcaacaaggcag gtcctacaggtcctagtttctaccttcttaacaacactatcaacaaggcaggtcctacaggcccttgtttataccttcttaacagcactatcaacaaggcaggtcctacaggtcctagtttctaccttcttaacaacactatcaacaaggcaggtcctacaggccctagtttctaccttcttaacagcactatcaacaaggcaggtcctacaggccctagtttctaccttcttaacagcactatcaacaaggcaggtcctacaggtcctagtttataccttcttaacagcactatcaacaaggcaggtcctacaggtcctagtttctaccttcttaacaacactatcaacaaggcaagtcctacaggccctagtttctaccttcttaacagcactatcaacaaggcaggtcctacaggtcctagtttctaccttcttaacagcactatcaacaaggcaggtcctacaggccctagtttctaccttcttaacagcactatcaacaaggcaggtcctacaggtcctagtttctaccttcttaacaacactatcaacaaggcaggtcctacaggccctagtttctaccttcttaacaacactatcaacaaggcaggtcctacaggccctagtttctaccttcttaacaacactatcaacaaggcaggtcctacaggccctagtttctaccttcttaacagcactatcaacaaggcaggtgagtctttctgggtaa
- the LOC127909234 gene encoding uncharacterized protein LOC127909234 isoform X6, whose product MNILMNILMGRNLSIIKHCSSFLTTLSTRQVLQALVSTFLTALSTRQVLQVLVSTFLTTLSTRQVLQALVSTFLTALSTRQVLQALVSTFLTTLSTRQVLQALVSTFLTTLSTRQVLQALVSTFLTALSTRQVLQALVSTFLTTLSTRQVLQALVSTFLTTLSTRQVLQALVSTFLTTLSTRQVLQALVSTFLTALSTRQVLQALVSTFLTTLSTRQVLQALVSTFLTTLSTRQVLQALVSTFLTALSTRQVLQALLSSFLTALSTRQVLQVLVSTFLTTLSTRQVLQALVYTFLTALSTRQVLQVLVSTFLTTLSTRQVLQALVSTFLTALSTRQVLQALVSTFLTALSTRQVLQVLVYTFLTALSTRQVLQVLVSTFLTTLSTRQVLQALVSTFLTALSTRQVLQVLVSTFLTALSTRQVLQALVSTFLTALSTRQVLQVLVSTFLTTLSTRQVLQALVSTFLTTLSTRQVLQALVSTFLTTLSTRQVLQALVSTFLTALSTRQVSLSG is encoded by the exons ATGAATATATTGATGAATATattgatggggagaaatctgtctataataaagcactgctcttccttcttaacaacactatcaacaaggcaggtcctacaggccctagtttctaccttcttaacagcactatcaacaaggcaggtcctacaggtcctagtttctaccttcttaacaacactatcaacaaggcaggtcctacaggccctggtttctaccttcttaacagcactatcaacaaggcaggtcctacaggccctagtttctaccttcttaacaacactatcaacaaggcag gtcctacaggccctagtttctaccttcttaacaacactatcaacaaggcaggtcctacaggccctagtttctaccttcttaacagcactatcaacaaggcaggtcctacaggccctagtttctaccttcttaacaacactatcaacaaggcaggtcctacag gccctagtttctaccttcttaacaacactatcaacaaggcaggtcctacaggccctagtttctaccttcttaacaacactatcaacaaggcaggtcctacaggccctagtttctaccttcttaacagcactatcaacaaggcaggtcctacaggccctagtttctaccttcttaacaacactatcaacaaggcaggtcctacaggccctagtttctaccttcttaacaacactatcaacaaggcaggtcctacaggccctagtttctaccttcttaacagcactatcaacaaggcaggtcctacaggccctactTTCttccttcttaacagcactatcaacaaggcag gtcctacaggtcctagtttctaccttcttaacaacactatcaacaaggcaggtcctacaggcccttgtttataccttcttaacagcactatcaacaaggcaggtcctacaggtcctagtttctaccttcttaacaacactatcaacaaggcaggtcctacaggccctagtttctaccttcttaacagcactatcaacaaggcaggtcctacaggccctagtttctaccttcttaacagcactatcaacaaggcaggtcctacaggtcctagtttataccttcttaacagcactatcaacaaggcaggtcctacaggtcctagtttctaccttcttaacaacactatcaacaaggcaagtcctacaggccctagtttctaccttcttaacagcactatcaacaaggcaggtcctacaggtcctagtttctaccttcttaacagcactatcaacaaggcaggtcctacaggccctagtttctaccttcttaacagcactatcaacaaggcaggtcctacaggtcctagtttctaccttcttaacaacactatcaacaaggcaggtcctacaggccctagtttctaccttcttaacaacactatcaacaaggcaggtcctacaggccctagtttctaccttcttaacaacactatcaacaaggcaggtcctacaggccctagtttctaccttcttaacagcactatcaacaaggcaggtgagtctttctgggtaa
- the LOC127909234 gene encoding uncharacterized protein LOC127909234 isoform X3, with the protein MNILMNILMGRNLSIIKHCSSFLTTLSTRQVLQALVSTFLTALSTRQVLQVLVSTFLTTLSTRQVLQALVSTFLTALSTRQVLQALVSTFLTTLSTRQVLQALVSTFLTTLSTRQVLQALVSTFLTALSTRQVLQALVSTFLTTLSTRQVLQALVSTFLTALSTRQVLQALVSTFLTTLSTRQVLQALVSTFLTTLSTRQVLQALVSTFLTALSTRQVLQALVSTFLTTLSTRQVLQALVSTFLTTLSTRQVLQALVSTFLTALSTRQVLQALLSSFLTALSTRQVLQVLVSTFLTTLSTRQVLQALVYTFLTALSTRQVLQVLVSTFLTTLSTRQVLQALVSTFLTALSTRQVLQALVSTFLTALSTRQVLQVLVYTFLTALSTRQVLQVLVSTFLTTLSTRQVLQALVSTFLTALSTRQVLQVLVSTFLTALSTRQVLQALVSTFLTALSTRQVLQVLVSTFLTTLSTRQVLQALVSTFLTTLSTRQVLQALVSTFLTTLSTRQVLQALVSTFLTALSTRQVSLSG; encoded by the exons ATGAATATATTGATGAATATattgatggggagaaatctgtctataataaagcactgctcttccttcttaacaacactatcaacaaggcaggtcctacaggccctagtttctaccttcttaacagcactatcaacaaggcaggtcctacaggtcctagtttctaccttcttaacaacactatcaacaaggcaggtcctacaggccctggtttctaccttcttaacagcactatcaacaaggcaggtcctacaggccctagtttctaccttcttaacaacactatcaacaaggcag gtcctacaggccctagtttctaccttcttaacaacactatcaacaaggcaggtcctacaggccctagtttctaccttcttaacagcactatcaacaaggcaggtcctacaggccctagtttctaccttcttaacaacactatcaacaaggcaggtcctacag gccctagtttctaccttcttaacagcactatcaacaaggcaggtcctacaggccctagtttctaccttcttaacaacactatcaacaaggcaggtcctacaggccctagtttctaccttcttaacaacactatcaacaaggcaggtcctacaggccctagtttctaccttcttaacagcactatcaacaaggcaggtcctacaggccctagtttctaccttcttaacaacactatcaacaaggcaggtcctacaggccctagtttctaccttcttaacaacactatcaacaaggcaggtcctacaggccctagtttctaccttcttaacagcactatcaacaaggcaggtcctacaggccctactTTCttccttcttaacagcactatcaacaaggcag gtcctacaggtcctagtttctaccttcttaacaacactatcaacaaggcaggtcctacaggcccttgtttataccttcttaacagcactatcaacaaggcaggtcctacaggtcctagtttctaccttcttaacaacactatcaacaaggcaggtcctacaggccctagtttctaccttcttaacagcactatcaacaaggcaggtcctacaggccctagtttctaccttcttaacagcactatcaacaaggcaggtcctacaggtcctagtttataccttcttaacagcactatcaacaaggcaggtcctacaggtcctagtttctaccttcttaacaacactatcaacaaggcaagtcctacaggccctagtttctaccttcttaacagcactatcaacaaggcaggtcctacaggtcctagtttctaccttcttaacagcactatcaacaaggcaggtcctacaggccctagtttctaccttcttaacagcactatcaacaaggcaggtcctacaggtcctagtttctaccttcttaacaacactatcaacaaggcaggtcctacaggccctagtttctaccttcttaacaacactatcaacaaggcaggtcctacaggccctagtttctaccttcttaacaacactatcaacaaggcaggtcctacaggccctagtttctaccttcttaacagcactatcaacaaggcaggtgagtctttctgggtaa
- the LOC127909234 gene encoding uncharacterized protein LOC127909234 isoform X23, protein MNILMNILMGRNLSIIKHCSSFLTTLSTRQVLQALVSTFLTALSTRQVLQVLVSTFLTTLSTRQVLQALVSTFLTALSTRQVLQALVSTFLTTLSTRQVLQALVSTFLTTLSTRQVLQALVSTFLTALSTRQVLQALVSTFLTTLSTRQVLQVLVSTFLTALSTRQVLQALVSTFLTALSTRQVLQALVSTFLTTLSTRQVLQALVSTFLTTLSTRQVLQVLVSTFLTALSTRQVLQALVSTFLTALSTRQVLQVLVSTFLTTLSTRQVLQALVSTFLTTLSTRQVLQALVSTFLTTLSTRQVLQALVSTFLTALSTRQVSLSG, encoded by the exons ATGAATATATTGATGAATATattgatggggagaaatctgtctataataaagcactgctcttccttcttaacaacactatcaacaaggcaggtcctacaggccctagtttctaccttcttaacagcactatcaacaaggcaggtcctacaggtcctagtttctaccttcttaacaacactatcaacaaggcaggtcctacaggccctggtttctaccttcttaacagcactatcaacaaggcaggtcctacaggccctagtttctaccttcttaacaacactatcaacaaggcag gtcctacaggccctagtttctaccttcttaacaacactatcaacaaggcaggtcctacaggccctagtttctaccttcttaacagcactatcaacaaggcaggtcctacaggccctagtttctaccttcttaacaacactatcaacaaggcaggtcctacaggtcctagtttctaccttcttaacagcactatcaacaaggcaggtcctacaggccctagtttctaccttcttaacagcactatcaacaaggcaggtcctacaggccctagtttctaccttcttaacaacactatcaacaaggcaggtcctacaggccctagtttctaccttcttaacaacactatcaacaaggcag gtcctacaggtcctagtttctaccttcttaacagcactatcaacaaggcaggtcctacaggccctagtttctaccttcttaacagcactatcaacaaggcaggtcctacaggtcctagtttctaccttcttaacaacactatcaacaaggcaggtcctacaggccctagtttctaccttcttaacaacactatcaacaaggcaggtcctacaggccctagtttctaccttcttaacaacactatcaacaaggcaggtcctacaggccctagtttctaccttcttaacagcactatcaacaaggcaggtgagtctttctgggtaa
- the LOC127909234 gene encoding uncharacterized protein LOC127909234 isoform X1 — translation MNILMNILMGRNLSIIKHCSSFLTTLSTRQVLQALVSTFLTALSTRQVLQVLVSTFLTTLSTRQVLQALVSTFLTALSTRQVLQALVSTFLTTLSTRQVLQALVSTFLTTLSTRQVLQALVSTFLTALSTRQVLQALVSTFLTTLSTRQVLQVLVSTFLTALSTRQVLQALVSTFLTALSTRQVLQALVSTFLTTLSTRQVLQALVSTFLTTLSTRQVLQALVSTFLTALSTRQVLQALVSTFLTTLSTRQVLQALVSTFLTTLSTRQVLQALVSTFLTALSTRQVLQALLSSFLTALSTRQVLQVLVSTFLTTLSTRQVLQALVYTFLTALSTRQVLQVLVSTFLTTLSTRQVLQALVSTFLTALSTRQVLQALVSTFLTALSTRQVLQVLVYTFLTALSTRQVLQVLVSTFLTTLSTRQVLQALVSTFLTALSTRQVLQVLVSTFLTALSTRQVLQALVSTFLTALSTRQVLQVLVSTFLTTLSTRQVLQALVSTFLTTLSTRQVLQALVSTFLTTLSTRQVLQALVSTFLTALSTRQVSLSG, via the exons ATGAATATATTGATGAATATattgatggggagaaatctgtctataataaagcactgctcttccttcttaacaacactatcaacaaggcaggtcctacaggccctagtttctaccttcttaacagcactatcaacaaggcaggtcctacaggtcctagtttctaccttcttaacaacactatcaacaaggcaggtcctacaggccctggtttctaccttcttaacagcactatcaacaaggcaggtcctacaggccctagtttctaccttcttaacaacactatcaacaaggcag gtcctacaggccctagtttctaccttcttaacaacactatcaacaaggcaggtcctacaggccctagtttctaccttcttaacagcactatcaacaaggcaggtcctacaggccctagtttctaccttcttaacaacactatcaacaaggcaggtcctacaggtcctagtttctaccttcttaacagcactatcaacaaggcaggtcctacaggccctagtttctaccttcttaacagcactatcaacaaggcaggtcctacaggccctagtttctaccttcttaacaacactatcaacaaggcaggtcctacaggccctagtttctaccttcttaacaacactatcaacaaggcaggtcctacaggccctagtttctaccttcttaacagcactatcaacaaggcaggtcctacaggccctagtttctaccttcttaacaacactatcaacaaggcaggtcctacaggccctagtttctaccttcttaacaacactatcaacaaggcaggtcctacaggccctagtttctaccttcttaacagcactatcaacaaggcaggtcctacaggccctactTTCttccttcttaacagcactatcaacaaggcag gtcctacaggtcctagtttctaccttcttaacaacactatcaacaaggcaggtcctacaggcccttgtttataccttcttaacagcactatcaacaaggcaggtcctacaggtcctagtttctaccttcttaacaacactatcaacaaggcaggtcctacaggccctagtttctaccttcttaacagcactatcaacaaggcaggtcctacaggccctagtttctaccttcttaacagcactatcaacaaggcaggtcctacaggtcctagtttataccttcttaacagcactatcaacaaggcaggtcctacaggtcctagtttctaccttcttaacaacactatcaacaaggcaagtcctacaggccctagtttctaccttcttaacagcactatcaacaaggcaggtcctacaggtcctagtttctaccttcttaacagcactatcaacaaggcaggtcctacaggccctagtttctaccttcttaacagcactatcaacaaggcaggtcctacaggtcctagtttctaccttcttaacaacactatcaacaaggcaggtcctacaggccctagtttctaccttcttaacaacactatcaacaaggcaggtcctacaggccctagtttctaccttcttaacaacactatcaacaaggcaggtcctacaggccctagtttctaccttcttaacagcactatcaacaaggcaggtgagtctttctgggtaa
- the LOC127909234 gene encoding uncharacterized protein LOC127909234 isoform X2, whose translation MNILMNILMGRNLSIIKHCSSFLTTLSTRQVLQALVSTFLTALSTRQVLQVLVSTFLTTLSTRQVLQALVSTFLTALSTRQVLQALVSTFLTTLSTRQVLQALVSTFLTTLSTRQVLQALVSTFLTALSTRQVLQALVSTFLTTLSTRQVLQVLVSTFLTALSTRQVLQALVSTFLTALSTRQVLQALVSTFLTTLSTRQVLQALVSTFLTTLSTRQVLQALVSTFLTALSTRQVLQALVSTFLTTLSTRQVLQALVSTFLTTLSTRQVLQALVSTFLTALSTRQVLQVLVSTFLTTLSTRQVLQALVYTFLTALSTRQVLQVLVSTFLTTLSTRQVLQALVSTFLTALSTRQVLQALVSTFLTALSTRQVLQVLVYTFLTALSTRQVLQVLVSTFLTTLSTRQVLQALVSTFLTALSTRQVLQVLVSTFLTALSTRQVLQALVSTFLTALSTRQVLQVLVSTFLTTLSTRQVLQALVSTFLTTLSTRQVLQALVSTFLTTLSTRQVLQALVSTFLTALSTRQVSLSG comes from the exons ATGAATATATTGATGAATATattgatggggagaaatctgtctataataaagcactgctcttccttcttaacaacactatcaacaaggcaggtcctacaggccctagtttctaccttcttaacagcactatcaacaaggcaggtcctacaggtcctagtttctaccttcttaacaacactatcaacaaggcaggtcctacaggccctggtttctaccttcttaacagcactatcaacaaggcaggtcctacaggccctagtttctaccttcttaacaacactatcaacaaggcag gtcctacaggccctagtttctaccttcttaacaacactatcaacaaggcaggtcctacaggccctagtttctaccttcttaacagcactatcaacaaggcaggtcctacaggccctagtttctaccttcttaacaacactatcaacaaggcaggtcctacaggtcctagtttctaccttcttaacagcactatcaacaaggcaggtcctacaggccctagtttctaccttcttaacagcactatcaacaaggcaggtcctacaggccctagtttctaccttcttaacaacactatcaacaaggcaggtcctacaggccctagtttctaccttcttaacaacactatcaacaaggcaggtcctacaggccctagtttctaccttcttaacagcactatcaacaaggcaggtcctacaggccctagtttctaccttcttaacaacactatcaacaaggcaggtcctacaggccctagtttctaccttcttaacaacactatcaacaaggcaggtcctacaggccctagtttctaccttcttaacagcactatcaacaaggcag gtcctacaggtcctagtttctaccttcttaacaacactatcaacaaggcaggtcctacaggcccttgtttataccttcttaacagcactatcaacaaggcaggtcctacaggtcctagtttctaccttcttaacaacactatcaacaaggcaggtcctacaggccctagtttctaccttcttaacagcactatcaacaaggcaggtcctacaggccctagtttctaccttcttaacagcactatcaacaaggcaggtcctacaggtcctagtttataccttcttaacagcactatcaacaaggcaggtcctacaggtcctagtttctaccttcttaacaacactatcaacaaggcaagtcctacaggccctagtttctaccttcttaacagcactatcaacaaggcaggtcctacaggtcctagtttctaccttcttaacagcactatcaacaaggcaggtcctacaggccctagtttctaccttcttaacagcactatcaacaaggcaggtcctacaggtcctagtttctaccttcttaacaacactatcaacaaggcaggtcctacaggccctagtttctaccttcttaacaacactatcaacaaggcaggtcctacaggccctagtttctaccttcttaacaacactatcaacaaggcaggtcctacaggccctagtttctaccttcttaacagcactatcaacaaggcaggtgagtctttctgggtaa
- the LOC127909234 gene encoding uncharacterized protein LOC127909234 isoform X21: MNILMNILMGRNLSIIKHCSSFLTTLSTRQVLQALVSTFLTALSTRQVLQVLVSTFLTTLSTRQVLQALVSTFLTALSTRQVLQALVSTFLTTLSTRQVLQALVSTFLTTLSTRQVLQALVSTFLTALSTRQVLQALVSTFLTTLSTRQVLQVLVSTFLTALSTRQVLQALVSTFLTALSTRQVLQALVSTFLTTLSTRQVLQALVSTFLTTLSTRQVLQALVSTFLTALSTRQVLQALVSTFLTTLSTRQVLQVLVSTFLTALSTRQVLQALVSTFLTALSTRQVLQVLVSTFLTTLSTRQVLQALVSTFLTTLSTRQVLQALVSTFLTTLSTRQVLQALVSTFLTALSTRQVSLSG, encoded by the exons ATGAATATATTGATGAATATattgatggggagaaatctgtctataataaagcactgctcttccttcttaacaacactatcaacaaggcaggtcctacaggccctagtttctaccttcttaacagcactatcaacaaggcaggtcctacaggtcctagtttctaccttcttaacaacactatcaacaaggcaggtcctacaggccctggtttctaccttcttaacagcactatcaacaaggcaggtcctacaggccctagtttctaccttcttaacaacactatcaacaaggcag gtcctacaggccctagtttctaccttcttaacaacactatcaacaaggcaggtcctacaggccctagtttctaccttcttaacagcactatcaacaaggcaggtcctacaggccctagtttctaccttcttaacaacactatcaacaaggcaggtcctacaggtcctagtttctaccttcttaacagcactatcaacaaggcaggtcctacaggccctagtttctaccttcttaacagcactatcaacaaggcaggtcctacaggccctagtttctaccttcttaacaacactatcaacaaggcaggtcctacaggccctagtttctaccttcttaacaacactatcaacaaggcaggtcctacaggccctagtttctaccttcttaacagcactatcaacaaggcaggtcctacaggccctagtttctaccttcttaacaacactatcaacaaggcag gtcctacaggtcctagtttctaccttcttaacagcactatcaacaaggcaggtcctacaggccctagtttctaccttcttaacagcactatcaacaaggcaggtcctacaggtcctagtttctaccttcttaacaacactatcaacaaggcaggtcctacaggccctagtttctaccttcttaacaacactatcaacaaggcaggtcctacaggccctagtttctaccttcttaacaacactatcaacaaggcaggtcctacaggccctagtttctaccttcttaacagcactatcaacaaggcaggtgagtctttctgggtaa
- the LOC127909234 gene encoding uncharacterized protein LOC127909234 isoform X19 has protein sequence MNILMNILMGRNLSIIKHCSSFLTTLSTRQVLQALVSTFLTALSTRQVLQVLVSTFLTTLSTRQVLQALVSTFLTALSTRQVLQALVSTFLTTLSTRQVLQALVSTFLTTLSTRQVLQALVSTFLTALSTRQVLQALVSTFLTTLSTRQVLQVLVSTFLTALSTRQVLQALVSTFLTALSTRQVLQALVSTFLTTLSTRQVLQALVSTFLTTLSTRQVLQALVSTFLTALSTRQVLQALVSTFLTTLSTRQVLQALVSTFLTTLSTRQVLQVLVSTFLTALSTRQVLQALVSTFLTALSTRQVLQVLVSTFLTTLSTRQVLQALVSTFLTTLSTRQVLQALVSTFLTTLSTRQVLQALVSTFLTALSTRQVSLSG, from the exons ATGAATATATTGATGAATATattgatggggagaaatctgtctataataaagcactgctcttccttcttaacaacactatcaacaaggcaggtcctacaggccctagtttctaccttcttaacagcactatcaacaaggcaggtcctacaggtcctagtttctaccttcttaacaacactatcaacaaggcaggtcctacaggccctggtttctaccttcttaacagcactatcaacaaggcaggtcctacaggccctagtttctaccttcttaacaacactatcaacaaggcag gtcctacaggccctagtttctaccttcttaacaacactatcaacaaggcaggtcctacaggccctagtttctaccttcttaacagcactatcaacaaggcaggtcctacaggccctagtttctaccttcttaacaacactatcaacaaggcaggtcctacaggtcctagtttctaccttcttaacagcactatcaacaaggcaggtcctacaggccctagtttctaccttcttaacagcactatcaacaaggcaggtcctacaggccctagtttctaccttcttaacaacactatcaacaaggcaggtcctacaggccctagtttctaccttcttaacaacactatcaacaaggcaggtcctacaggccctagtttctaccttcttaacagcactatcaacaaggcaggtcctacaggccctagtttctaccttcttaacaacactatcaacaaggcaggtcctacaggccctagtttctaccttcttaacaacactatcaacaaggcag gtcctacaggtcctagtttctaccttcttaacagcactatcaacaaggcaggtcctacaggccctagtttctaccttcttaacagcactatcaacaaggcaggtcctacaggtcctagtttctaccttcttaacaacactatcaacaaggcaggtcctacaggccctagtttctaccttcttaacaacactatcaacaaggcaggtcctacaggccctagtttctaccttcttaacaacactatcaacaaggcaggtcctacaggccctagtttctaccttcttaacagcactatcaacaaggcaggtgagtctttctgggtaa